One genomic window of Oryctolagus cuniculus chromosome 11, mOryCun1.1, whole genome shotgun sequence includes the following:
- the MANBAL gene encoding protein MANBAL produces the protein MASDLDFSPPEVPEPTFLENLLRYGLFLGAIFQLICVLAIIVPIPKSSEAEPAEPRNVEVSRRPKAVVPSASKRPKKETKKKR, from the exons ATGGCCTCTGACCTTGACTTCTCACCTCCTGAAGTGCCTGAGCCCACTTTCCTGGAGAACCTGCTGCGGTACGGACTCTTCCTGGGGGCCATCTTCCAGCTCATCTGTGTGCTGGCCATCATTGTACCCATTCCCAAGTCCTCAGAGGCG GAGCCCGCGGAGCCCAGGAACGTGGAGGTGTCGAGGAGGCCCAAGGCCGTGGTGCCTTCTGCAAGCAAGAGGCCCAagaaggagaccaagaagaagcgcTAG